In Mycolicibacterium aubagnense, the DNA window GCGGACCGCTTGCGCCTCGGCGGTCAGCTGGTCGGCCCGGCGTGCCGCGAGCACCACCGTGTTGCCCGGCGCCAGCCGGATGGCCAGTTCCAGGCCGATCTCACTGCGGCCGCCGAAGACGACGACCACCTCGCCGCCGGTATCCGCCGTGTCGTTCACGGCTGCGATTATCACCTGCGCTACTTTTGATCGTGATGGCGAAGGCAACGACACGGCTCACCAGTGACGCGCTGGCATTCCTCACCGAGCGTCATCTGGCGATGCTGACCACCCTGCGGTCGGACAATTCCCCGCACGTCGTGGCGGTCGGTTTCACCTTCGACCCGAAGACGCACATCGCGCGCGTCATCACCACCGGCGGTTCTCAGAAGGCCCTCAACGCGGCCCAGCGTGGTGTTGCCGTGCTGAGCCAGGTCGACGGCGCCCGGTGGTTGTCGCTCGAAGGCAAGTCGACGGTGAGCCATGACGCCGACGACGTTCGCGACGCCGAGCTGCGCTACGCCCAGCGCTACCGCACGCCGCGGGTGAATCCCCGCCGCGTGGTGATCGAGGTCCGGGTGGAACGCGTGCTCGGGTCGAGCGAGCTCCTGGACCGCGGCGAAGCCTGATCGCCGCTCGTGATCTCGCGGCGACCATGTCGTCAATCTCGCGCGCAGGTGCGGCGACGTGCCGTGGCGGCCTGTCCGACAGGGACGTTGCGCTTCGCGGACAAGGTGTAACGCGCCCTCGCGACGCGGCCTGAGAAGGCAACCAACCGGCATGCCGCACGTCACCCCGGCATGGTTCGATCTAAGACGCCATGACTATCGCCAGCCCCTTCCCCGAGGTCCAGATCCCGACGACGGCCGTCTATGAGTACATATTCGGCGATCTGGCCGAGGCAGACGCCGATCGCATCGCCATCACCGAGGTCGCGACCGGCGCGGAGTACACCTACCGCGAGCTG includes these proteins:
- a CDS encoding F420-dependent biliverdin reductase; the encoded protein is MAKATTRLTSDALAFLTERHLAMLTTLRSDNSPHVVAVGFTFDPKTHIARVITTGGSQKALNAAQRGVAVLSQVDGARWLSLEGKSTVSHDADDVRDAELRYAQRYRTPRVNPRRVVIEVRVERVLGSSELLDRGEA